The window aacaccgtgtagacgtggcccttggggacatggtttaggagacctgggggtgttgggttggtggtgggacttgatgatcccaggcgtcttttccaaccttcctGATTCCATCATTCTAAGTCTCTGTAACACCCTGGTGGTTTTCTCTTGTTAGGAAAGCAGATCAAGGGAGAAGAATAAGGGAGCCaagaatgaagaagaaaagggaaaggaagctCCTTCCAAAGACCTGGCTCGGAAACGAGATACAAAAGTGGGGAAAGActctaaaaaggaagaaagcgTTCAGAAAACAGACCCAAAAATTAAAGCTGACACTGAGACCAAGACCAAAGAGGAGAAGGCTATCAACGACAAAGTCAAAGCCATGGAGAAGAAGCTGATGGGGAAGgacaaaaaggaggaagagaagggctCAATGTTGAAGAAGGACATGGGGAAggataaaaaggaggaagaaaagggctCAGCATTAAAGAAGGATGCAGGGAAggataaaaaggaggaagaaaagggctCAGCATTAAAGAAGGATGCAGGGAAggataaaaaggaggaagaaaagggctCAGCATTAAAGAAGGATGCAGGGAAggataaaaaggaggaagaaaagggctCAGTGTTAAAGAAGGATGCAGGGAAGgataaaaaagaggaagaaaagggctCAACATTAAAGAAGGATGCAGGGAAggataaaaaggaggaagaaaagggctCAGTGTTAAAGAAGGACACAGGGAAggataaaaaggaagaagagaagggcacagcagcaaagaaggatgcagggaaggacaaaaaggaagaagaaaagggttCTGTATTGAAGAAGGgcacaggaaaggagaagaaggaggaagagaagagttCAGGGTcaaagaaagaggcagaaaaagacACAAAGGGAgaagataagaaagaaaaagataaaaaagaagaggaaaagacttcagctttaaaaaaatcaaaggcagaTGACAAGGAGAAATCCCAGCCAGCGTCAGAAAAGGCAGCGGAGGAGAAACAGGAGGCCAAGGCAGCGGCCGAGAGCAGCCCCTCCAAGCACACCACCGGCAGCTCCCCAGATCAGGCCAAGGATGACGAAGCCTCCAGCATTTTCGATGAGCTCATTGAGAAGGTGAAGAACAACGATGCGGAGGTCACTGAAGTGAACGTGAACAACTCGGACTGCATCAACAATGAGACCCTGGTGCGCTTCACAGAGGCCCTGGAGTTCAACACCGTGGTCAAGCTGTTCGCCTTGGCCAACACCCGTGCCGATGACCACGTGGCCTTCGCCATCGCCATCATGCTGAAGTCCAACAAGGTGTTGACGAGCATCAACCTGGACTCCAACCACATCACGGGCAAAGGCATCCTGGCCATTTTCCGGGCACTGCTACAGAACAACACACTGACGGAGCTGCGTTTCCACAACCAGCGGCACATCTGCGGGGGGAAGACGGAGATGGAGATCGCCAAgcttctgaaggaaaacacCACGCTTCTGAAGCTGGGCTACCACTTCGAGCTGGCTGGACCACGCATGACAGTCACCAACCTGCTGAGCCGGAACATGGACAAACAGAGGCAGAAACGCCTCCAGGAGCAGAAACTGGCACAGGAGCGTGGGGAGAAGAAAGATCTCCTGGATGTGCCCAAAGCCGGATCCTTGCCGAAGGGGTCCCCAAAGCCATCCCCACAGCCGTCCCCCAAGGCTTCCCCCAAAAGCTCTCCCAAGAAAGGGGGGGTGCCTGCTGCGCCGCCCCCACCTCCACCTCCGCTCGCCCCACCGCTGATCAACGAGAACCTGAGGAACTCACTCTCGCCGGCCACGCAAAGGAAATTGGGAGACCGGGTCCTGCCGATCCAGGAGAAGAACTCGCGGGACCAGCTCCTGGCAGCCATCCGCTCCAGCAACCTCAAACAGCTCAAGAAGGCAAGTGCAGGGCCGCGGCGGGGTCTCCGCCGGGCAGCACCCGCGGGGTTGGGCCGTGGGCTGAGACCTGAGGTCACGCCTGTTGTCACTCGGGTGGTGGAGAGGTGAGGGCTGTCCTTCTCCGGCGCAGGGAGCGTCCGTGGTCCTGACCCCTGTGTGGAGCACGTGGCAGGGGCAGATCCATCCCTTTGCCGAGCGCACGGGGCGGGCAGATTCATCCTTTTGCACCGTCCTTTGCAGAGCAGGTGGGGTCAGCAGATCCATCCCTGGGCAGAGCATCCAACAGGAGAAGATCCATCCCTTGGCAAAGAGCATGACAGGGGCAGATCCACCCCTTGGCAGAGCCCCTGGGTTGGGCAGATCCATCCCATTCCAGCAGTCAGGTTTGGCTCAAGAGTTTGGGACACAAGGAAGAAGCCAGCTTTAACCTATAACCCTGGGGGATGGAAATTCAGGACCTCCCCATGCAGAAAAGAAGCTTAGAGGCAGCGAGGGAAGCTCGCAGCCACCCGCATGGACCGGTGTCTGTGCAGGCAAGAGCAGGGTTCCCAAGGGCAGCAGCTCACCGAGCTCTTGCTGCCGCGTTGGGCTGAGCCCACACCCCTGGGGGTGGGAGGTAGCCCGGGGCGGACGCATAGGCTGCGTCTGCACCGCTGGTCCCAGCATGATGCCTTGAAACATCTCACTCGCCCCCGGGTGGGTTGTGTCCCCGTGCCCACGAGCTGGAGCGTGGGGACAACCAGCCTGGCCAAGAGGAAGAGATGTCCCTGGAGCGCTGAGCATCCCCAGCAGCAACGGAGAGAGAGGCCCAGCTCCACCACGGCGGGTCTGCTCAGGGCCCTGGGCCGCTCCAGCATCCCCTGTCAttgcccccgctccccccagtAACGGGGTGTCTTCTCTGGCAGGTGGAGGTGCCGAAGCTGCTGCAGTAGGGAGCGGGACGGCTTT of the Phalacrocorax carbo chromosome 23, bPhaCar2.1, whole genome shotgun sequence genome contains:
- the LMOD1 gene encoding leiomodin-1 isoform X2 — its product is MVLPGRPSGPELCGAYGEHEQGVSPQQPMESRSREKNKGAKNEEEKGKEAPSKDLARKRDTKVGKDSKKEESVQKTDPKIKADTETKTKEEKAINDKVKAMEKKLMGKDKKEEEKGSMLKKDMGKDKKEEEKGSALKKDAGKDKKEEEKGSALKKDAGKDKKEEEKGSALKKDAGKDKKEEEKGSVLKKDAGKDKKEEEKGSTLKKDAGKDKKEEEKGSVLKKDTGKDKKEEEKGTAAKKDAGKDKKEEEKGSVLKKGTGKEKKEEEKSSGSKKEAEKDTKGEDKKEKDKKEEEKTSALKKSKADDKEKSQPASEKAAEEKQEAKAAAESSPSKHTTGSSPDQAKDDEASSIFDELIEKVKNNDAEVTEVNVNNSDCINNETLVRFTEALEFNTVVKLFALANTRADDHVAFAIAIMLKSNKVLTSINLDSNHITGKGILAIFRALLQNNTLTELRFHNQRHICGGKTEMEIAKLLKENTTLLKLGYHFELAGPRMTVTNLLSRNMDKQRQKRLQEQKLAQERGEKKDLLDVPKAGSLPKGSPKPSPQPSPKASPKSSPKKGGVPAAPPPPPPPLAPPLINENLRNSLSPATQRKLGDRVLPIQEKNSRDQLLAAIRSSNLKQLKKVEVPKLLQ
- the LMOD1 gene encoding leiomodin-1 isoform X1 is translated as MSKVAKYRRQVSEDPDIDSLLSTLSPEEMEELEKELDVVDADGSIHLELSQKNQTENSPPGPQNCDTVLNHCEKETRKLIQREHSIDESRSREKNKGAKNEEEKGKEAPSKDLARKRDTKVGKDSKKEESVQKTDPKIKADTETKTKEEKAINDKVKAMEKKLMGKDKKEEEKGSMLKKDMGKDKKEEEKGSALKKDAGKDKKEEEKGSALKKDAGKDKKEEEKGSALKKDAGKDKKEEEKGSVLKKDAGKDKKEEEKGSTLKKDAGKDKKEEEKGSVLKKDTGKDKKEEEKGTAAKKDAGKDKKEEEKGSVLKKGTGKEKKEEEKSSGSKKEAEKDTKGEDKKEKDKKEEEKTSALKKSKADDKEKSQPASEKAAEEKQEAKAAAESSPSKHTTGSSPDQAKDDEASSIFDELIEKVKNNDAEVTEVNVNNSDCINNETLVRFTEALEFNTVVKLFALANTRADDHVAFAIAIMLKSNKVLTSINLDSNHITGKGILAIFRALLQNNTLTELRFHNQRHICGGKTEMEIAKLLKENTTLLKLGYHFELAGPRMTVTNLLSRNMDKQRQKRLQEQKLAQERGEKKDLLDVPKAGSLPKGSPKPSPQPSPKASPKSSPKKGGVPAAPPPPPPPLAPPLINENLRNSLSPATQRKLGDRVLPIQEKNSRDQLLAAIRSSNLKQLKKVEVPKLLQ